Proteins encoded in a region of the Lepeophtheirus salmonis chromosome 6, UVic_Lsal_1.4, whole genome shotgun sequence genome:
- the LOC139905618 gene encoding zinc finger MYM-type protein 1-like — MTNIRCGVFYPSIGNECDVPLPSTNQDVIGWREIQKDNFNDHKVKLHKNDPSCKYQVKIDHKKQKTLNFAVKKTSSATSSSSVTASSCPDDPAPVEALLPEPRSEKSVSAEEKVTADTENNSDSSNYPSGRISHGIRLPNLDIGPIFSPEQLSVVNNNNIPSAEDSETSDNVQGGEKSKTEEMEFVDGGPEYPVVFTSQLGDPILTGREPKRKDIQTRTRVETERETVPKVERDHPLQPKLQTYSPQIDDKYSRDFQYDWFRKFPWLEYDEVEKSAKCFACSKFSISNLGKFEFKTWKNSSSLKVHSNNKKHKLSMEKWINFLTSKRKNTSVLGHVQSQHAEEVVKWRAYLRYLFQTVGFLAKQGLAFRGDSETREKLTESNENNRGNFLELLSLRSHDNHILKDKLEAEVKKFGSAGAGFAKWTSPDIQNELIEIIASKVTENIIEDVKTCAGDDDYWFSVIVDETSDMSNTEQFSLSLGYLTSEGIKKESFLKFVKVTQTDGKYLFEKLHEAVKDLGLNPARTVSLAADGASNISGIKKGLAARWKEAAPLCVYIHCYAHVLNLVVKDLLSDITLLRNTMGTVQILYNFIEGSPKRSAIYKSVKITSKDEEHAKVMTLKNQSATRWSLRYDAVHAVSLGMVRIMKTLIIMRKDKDTLSSSTATSLLNSIFSHEFVFGIELLKTLLRHTSSLSDELQGRKVDLTKARKHVNLVIRTLEDLKNEKIFESIWKLAELKSSEMKSVFDQEDSIDLEFKEAKIPRRIKWKGTTESYFRETHFDVAINKIVLELESRFATDDTNITMDLIAIVNDSEVETCVIERVAKHYRLELEQLQSDHAIFQQFKADIDTEDMVSSQIAAELISSGVFRLMPELYKVIVILASMPISSCEAERSFSCLRRLKNHMRTTMDQERLSSLTLLNMDRVMVDKVLHEDMDSLIDTFASRKERKNFFF, encoded by the exons ATGACCAATATCAGGTGTGGTGTTTTTTACCCATCAATAGGGAACGAGTGTGATGTTCCACTACCTTCGACAAATCAAGATGTGATTGGTTGG agGGAAATACaaaaggacaactttaatgatcacaaagttaaactccataagaatgaccccagctgcaagtatcaagtgaaaattgatcataagaagcagaaaacattgaactttgctgttaagaaaacttcctctgctacatcctcatcctcagtcactgcctcctcctgtcccgatgaccctgctccagttgaggccttactgcctgaaccaagatctgaaaagtccgtttctgctgaagagaaagttactgcagacacagaaaataatagcgactcatcaaattaccccagcggacggatttctcatggaataagacttcctaatctcgatatcggaccaatcttctctcccgagcagctctctgtagtcaacaacaacaatattccctctgcagaggactctgagactagcgacaatgtccagggaggtgagaagagcaagactgaggagatggagtttgtggacggaggcccagagtaccctgtcgtcttcacgagccagctgggtgacccgatacttaccgggcgggagccaaagcggaaggacatccagaccagaaccagagtggagactgagcgggaaactgtgcctaaagtcgagagagatcatcctctacagcccaagttacaaacatacagtcctcagatagatgacaaatactccagagactttcaatatgattggttccgtaagttcccgtggctagaatatgacgaggttgaaaagtcagccaagtgtttcgcctgttccaaattttccatttccaaccttgggaaatttgagttcaaaacatggaaaaacagttcctcgttgaaagttcattctaacaacaaaaaacacaaactgtcgatggaaaagtggatcaatttcctcacatcaaagagaaagaatacctcggttctcggccatgttcagtctcaacatgctgaggaagtcgtgaagtggcgagcttatttgaggtatcttttccaaactgttgggttcctcgcaaagcaaggattggcttttaggggcgattccgaaacaagagaaaagttgacggaatctaatgaaaacaatcgaggaaacttcttggagcttttgtccctgcgttcacacgacaatcatattctcaaagataaactggaggccgaagtcaaaaaatttggttcagctggggcaggttttgccaaatggacttcacctgacatccaaaatgagctgatagagattatagcatccaaagtgacggaaaatataattgaagatgtcaagacttgtgccggcgatgatgactactggttctctgtgattgttgatgagacatcagatatgtcaaacacggagcagttcagtctgtcactgggatatctgacgagtgaaggcatcaagaaagagagcttcctcaagtttgtaaaagttacccagactgacggcaaatatttgtttgagaagcttcacgaggctgtcaaggatctcggccttaaccccgcccgcactgtctccctggctgcggacggtgcctccaacatatccggcatcaagaagggtcttgccgccaggtggaaggaagcagccccactgtgtgtctacatccactgctacgcccatgtcctcaatcttgtagtcaaggatcttctctcagatataaccctgttgagaaatacaatggggacagtacaaattttatacaacttcattgaagggtcaccaaagaggtcagcaatctacaagtcggtgaagataacaagtaaagatgaggagcatgccaaggtgatgaccctgaagaaccagtctgctacccgctggagtctccgctacgatgctgtacacgctgtatctctagggatggtcagaatcatgaagaccctcataataatgagaaaagataaagatacattgtcgagttcaacagcaacttctctgctcaacagcatctttagtcacgaatttgttttcggcattgaactgttgaagacactcctcagacacacatctagcttgtcagatgaacttcaaggcagaaaggttgacctaacaaaggcccggaaacacgtcaacctagtgattaggactcttgaagatcttaagaatgagaaaatctttgaatcaatctggaaacttgctgagttgaagtcgtctgagatgaaatcagtatttgaccaggaggactcaattgatttggaattcaaggaggcgaagattccaaggagaataaagtggaaaggaacaactgaatcctacttccgtgaaacacatttcgatgttgcaatcaataagattgtattagagcttgagagcagatttgccaccgacgatacaaacatcacaatggatctcattgcaatcgtcaatgacagtgaagtggagacctgtgtcattgagcgtgtcgccaagcactacagacttgaactcgagcagctccagtcagaccatgcaatcttccagcaattcaag gcagatattgacacagaagacatggtttcgtcacaaattgctgcggagttaataagctcgggagtgttccgcctgatgccggagctatacaaggtgatcgttatcctggcctcaatgcccatcagcagctgtgaggcggagcggtcattctcctgtctcagaaggctcaagaaccacatgaggaccaccatggaccaggagaggctctcctccctcaccctcttgaacatggacagggtgatggtggacaaggtgctccatgaagacatggacagtttgattgacacctttgcgtcaaggaaagagaggaaaaacttcttcttctaa